TCGCCCTTCCGGCACCTGATGAAGCGTCAGTGCCACACTACCTGCCGGTGCAGGACGACCTCGTTTCCCTCGTCGTCCACTTCGACCAGCGGATCGCACCAGCAAAAAGCGGAATCGAGATGCACCATGCCCACCGGCAGACGGACCGGCGGAGCCATTGGGTAGAACCACGTGCGGTTTTCGTAGATCACCGGCTTTCCCCTTCGGCGAAACCGTATTTCCTCGGAGCCGTTCGCGCCCGTCTGGCCTCGGCGGCCGACCATTCGATGACCGTCGAAACCAGCGCCTGCTCGACTCCCTGAAGCGCGGAGCGCGCCATGAATTCGGTCGCGAGGAGAACCAGAGCCGCCAAAACCGAAAATTCAATCTTCTAACCGTCTCCCGTCGTGCTCTTCATCCGCCGAGGCGCTTGCGCAAGGCGCGTGCCATGGCGTTCTTTTCAGGCAAACTTTGAAAAGGCCGGTTCTACGGAGATTTTCGGGGCGGCGCCGACTACAGGAGTCCACCCGGTGCCGAACTGTCGGCACGCGCCGATATGTTGGCTTCGGCGGGCGCCGACTCACCGGTCGATCGTGATCGTGATGCGGTTGTCGCTGCCGTTAAGAGGCACCGGCATGCGACGCAGATCTCGTGCTTGGAGGCGGCAGCGGGCGCTCCTTCCCGCGGCTTCCCGCCGGGCTCGGCGCCGGACGAGAGGCTCTGGCATGACTGCGGCCGGGACGGTCGGTGCGGGCCGGATTTCTGCGTTCCCGAGCCGGTGTCTCCGCGCAAGCGCCAGGCTTGCGACCAGCCCGCCCGCCGCGAGCAGGAGAGCCGCCCGGCTCCCTGCGTGCTCCGCCACCGCCCCCCAAAAGGCGCCGCCAGCCGCCATCGCGCCTTGAAAGACGAGGAGATAAACCGCGAGAGCGCGTGCTCTCACCCGGGTCGGGGCAGCCGATTGGGTCGCGACGTTGAGCGAAACCAGCACCGTGATCCATGCTGCTCCCCCGGCCGCCATGACCAAAGCGAGGCCGGGGGCGTGGCGGACGACTGCCAGCCCGGCGAGCGCGGCCGCGAACACCGCCGTCATCCCCGCGGTGAGCCTGTCCCATGGAAGCGTCCGCCGGAGCTGCGGCAGGATGAAAGAGCCCGCCGCGGCCCCGAGCCCGAGGCAACCGAACAAGATACCGTACCCCATCGAGCCCAGCTTCATCTCGTGGCGCGCGACCGCCGGAAGCAGCGCCCAGAGTGCGCTGGCGAACGGGACGAAGAGGCCGGTACGCACGAGCACCGCGCGGAGCGCAGGCACGCGGGGAACGTAACGGACGCCGGCCGCGATCGACGCCAGCACCGGCTCTGTCGAAGCGTTCGATTTCGGGCGTGGCCCGCGCCAGCGATACAGAACCGCGATCACGCTCGAAAACGAGACCGCGTTCAGCAAGAACACGGCCCATGGGCCGAGCGCCGCGACCACCGCGCCGCCGAGCGCCGGGCCCAGCGCGCGGGCGAGATTCAGGCCCATGCCGGTAAGCGCAACCGCTGATGGGAGGTCCTCTCGCGGAACCAGCACCGGCATCGTCGCCTGCCACGCGGGTGCGTTCACCGCCGCGCCGGCGCCGAGCGCGAACGTGAACGCCAGAAGCGTCCAGGGCGTGAGCGCGTCGGCGAGAGCGAGCAGGCCCAGGACCGCGGCAACGGCGAGCATCCAACCCTGTGTGAAAAGCAGCACGCGGCGGCGATCCGCGCCGTCGGCCAGCGCTCCAGCGGGAAGCGCCAGCATGAAGACCGGGAGCGTGGTCGCCGTCTGCATCAGAGCTACCAGGACCGGCGACTCTGTAAGTGAGGTCATGAGCCATGCGGCTCCCGCCTCGTGCATCCAGGTGCCGATGTTGGAGGCAAGCGAAGCGATCCAGAGCGCCCGAAACAGCGGGCGGCGAAGCGGGGTCAACGCCGCAAAGAGGGGTGCTGGCAACCGGGAATCGGCGCCGGACTCGGCGGTTGTTTTTGTGTGTGCCGTCGTAAGAGAACTTCCCATAAAATGTCGCGCCGGACCGGCCAAAAGACCGACGCGGCGCCGCTCGCTTCGTTGCTTGACTCTCGGGCCGGAAAGACGCTCGAACCTGGACGCGGCGGCCCTCGACCGATTTCGAGGCCTTGTCGCGGATAGCCGATCGCCGCGGTCCGCAGCTCGGCCGCCTTGCCCGACGAATCAGGCTTCCTCGGATACGCCGGTGACCCGTCCGCCCTTACCAGTGCATGTCAACGCAGTTGGCGCAGCCGTCT
The Candidatus Zixiibacteriota bacterium DNA segment above includes these coding regions:
- a CDS encoding MFS transporter — protein: MGSSLTTAHTKTTAESGADSRLPAPLFAALTPLRRPLFRALWIASLASNIGTWMHEAGAAWLMTSLTESPVLVALMQTATTLPVFMLALPAGALADGADRRRVLLFTQGWMLAVAAVLGLLALADALTPWTLLAFTFALGAGAAVNAPAWQATMPVLVPREDLPSAVALTGMGLNLARALGPALGGAVVAALGPWAVFLLNAVSFSSVIAVLYRWRGPRPKSNASTEPVLASIAAGVRYVPRVPALRAVLVRTGLFVPFASALWALLPAVARHEMKLGSMGYGILFGCLGLGAAAGSFILPQLRRTLPWDRLTAGMTAVFAAALAGLAVVRHAPGLALVMAAGGAAWITVLVSLNVATQSAAPTRVRARALAVYLLVFQGAMAAGGAFWGAVAEHAGSRAALLLAAGGLVASLALARRHRLGNAEIRPAPTVPAAVMPEPLVRRRARREAAGRSARCRLQARDLRRMPVPLNGSDNRITITIDR